From a region of the Sulfuriferula plumbiphila genome:
- a CDS encoding cation diffusion facilitator family transporter — protein sequence MAKAEDTHQDHDHAHHGDSHHHHGHAGVGIAFWLTLGFAAVEAGGGWWAGSLALISDAGHMLIDALALGLAAFAGWLAQRPASYRHSYGLVRAEVVAALINSVLMLALMVGIVWEAIARLNAPQPVQGGAVMVIAAIGLAVNIFVAYQLARGEQTLNVRAALLHVLGDMLGSVAALVAGAVIYFTGWLPIDALLSLFVVALILVSSIRLLREALHILMEGVPKNLDLPEVGRAMAQTAGVTSVHDLHIWTLASGKVALSAHLEIPAMQDWPDILHTTRQMLHTRFDIDHVTLQPELPAAQPEQVGIPFYPRHRH from the coding sequence GTGGCCAAGGCTGAAGACACGCACCAGGATCACGACCACGCTCATCACGGGGACAGCCATCACCATCATGGTCACGCTGGGGTGGGCATCGCCTTCTGGCTGACGCTGGGATTTGCCGCTGTGGAGGCGGGCGGCGGCTGGTGGGCAGGCTCGCTGGCCCTGATCTCCGATGCCGGGCATATGCTGATCGACGCACTGGCGCTGGGGCTGGCGGCGTTTGCCGGCTGGCTGGCGCAGCGTCCGGCGTCGTATCGGCACTCCTACGGCCTGGTACGCGCCGAAGTGGTGGCGGCACTGATCAACAGCGTGCTCATGCTGGCGCTGATGGTGGGCATTGTGTGGGAAGCCATTGCGCGCCTGAATGCACCGCAGCCGGTGCAGGGCGGCGCCGTGATGGTGATTGCCGCAATCGGGCTGGCGGTGAATATCTTCGTTGCCTATCAGCTGGCGCGCGGCGAACAAACCCTCAACGTGCGCGCTGCACTGCTGCATGTGCTGGGGGACATGCTCGGCTCAGTGGCGGCTCTGGTGGCGGGTGCGGTGATCTACTTCACCGGCTGGCTGCCGATTGACGCGCTGCTGTCGCTGTTCGTGGTGGCGCTGATTCTGGTTTCCAGCATCCGCCTGCTGAGAGAGGCGCTGCACATCCTCATGGAAGGCGTGCCGAAAAATCTCGATTTGCCCGAAGTGGGGCGAGCCATGGCGCAGACAGCCGGGGTGACTTCGGTACATGACCTGCATATCTGGACGCTGGCTTCGGGCAAGGTCGCGCTGTCTGCGCATCTGGAAATCCCCGCCATGCAGGACTGGCCGGACATTCTCCACACCACGCGGCAAATGCTGCACACGCGCTTTGATATCGACCATGTGACCCTGCAGCCGGAATTGCCCGCCGCACAACCTGAACAGGTTGGCATCCCGTTTTACCCCCGGCACCGCCATTGA
- the acpS gene encoding holo-ACP synthase has protein sequence MIYGIGTDMVAVARMARLLARHGERAAQRILAPEEWAEFTRKSDGARFLAKRFAAKEALAKAAGTGLRSPVALCNIRVHHTPLGQPELVFAPDLQTWLATRGVARAHLSISDESDYVIAFVILETIP, from the coding sequence ATGATTTACGGCATAGGCACAGATATGGTGGCGGTGGCGCGCATGGCGCGGCTATTGGCGCGCCACGGCGAACGTGCGGCACAGCGTATTCTGGCACCGGAAGAATGGGCGGAATTTACGCGCAAGTCCGACGGCGCGCGTTTTCTCGCCAAACGTTTCGCCGCCAAGGAGGCGCTGGCAAAAGCCGCCGGTACCGGCTTGCGCAGTCCGGTGGCGCTATGCAATATTCGCGTGCACCATACCCCACTGGGGCAACCCGAACTGGTGTTTGCACCTGATCTGCAAACCTGGCTGGCAACGCGGGGCGTGGCGCGCGCGCATCTTTCCATCAGCGATGAATCCGATTACGTTATTGCCTTTGTGATACTGGAAACCATACCATGA
- a CDS encoding radical SAM protein — MTYVYPVVSRRAGGVSVGINLNPNNACNWRCVYCQVPGLTRGAAPEINLSLLEHELASFLHELMHGDFMATRVPESARRINDIALSGNGEPTSAKAFVEVIGLIGRAVARFGLTGKIKLILITNGSLMDKAYVQDGLHQMRTLNGEVWFKLDSATREGLRRINHAKLSPERVFANLQAVASQCATWLQTCLFVIDGTPPSALEQQAYLDFVRRIVSAGVPVQGVLLYGLARPSQQPEAPRLSALPADWLEAFAEKIRARGLAVRVSV, encoded by the coding sequence ATGACTTATGTCTATCCGGTGGTGTCGCGACGCGCGGGTGGTGTATCCGTTGGCATCAATCTCAATCCCAACAATGCCTGCAACTGGCGCTGCGTTTACTGCCAGGTGCCCGGGCTCACGCGCGGTGCGGCGCCGGAAATCAACTTATCGCTGCTCGAACACGAGCTGGCCAGTTTTCTGCACGAGCTGATGCATGGCGACTTCATGGCGACGCGCGTGCCGGAGAGCGCACGGCGCATTAACGATATCGCCTTGTCCGGCAATGGCGAGCCCACCAGTGCCAAAGCCTTTGTCGAGGTAATCGGATTGATTGGTCGTGCCGTGGCGCGTTTTGGTCTCACGGGTAAAATCAAGCTGATCCTCATCACCAACGGCAGCCTGATGGACAAGGCCTATGTGCAAGACGGTTTGCACCAGATGCGCACTCTCAATGGCGAAGTCTGGTTCAAGCTGGACAGTGCCACGCGTGAGGGGTTGCGCCGCATCAACCACGCCAAACTCAGCCCGGAGCGGGTGTTTGCCAACCTGCAAGCTGTCGCCAGCCAGTGTGCCACCTGGCTGCAAACCTGCCTGTTTGTCATCGATGGCACACCGCCGTCCGCGCTGGAACAGCAGGCTTATCTGGATTTCGTGCGACGGATCGTAAGCGCAGGCGTGCCGGTGCAAGGTGTGCTGTTGTACGGTCTGGCGCGACCCTCACAGCAACCCGAAGCGCCGCGTTTGTCGGCATTGCCGGCAGACTGGCTGGAAGCGTTTGCGGAAAAAATCCGCGCGCGTGGGCTGGCAGTGAGAGTCAGCGTCTGA
- a CDS encoding uracil-DNA glycosylase encodes MTSFDLNCRTCPRLAAFLDQVRVAHPGYHARPVAPFGDAAPWLLIVGLAPGMHGANRSGRPFTGDHAGILLYETLHAYGFASRPASVSADDGLQLHGCRITNAVKCLPPANKPETAEIRRCNHYLAHEIAALSKDLAILALGSVAHAAVLMALGLKARYHAFGHGAVHALGDGRALYDSYHCSRYNTQTRRLTPDMFRAVFARIRADKER; translated from the coding sequence ATGACGTCTTTTGATCTGAACTGCCGTACCTGCCCGCGCCTCGCCGCTTTCCTCGACCAGGTACGCGTGGCGCATCCAGGCTACCACGCGCGCCCGGTCGCACCGTTTGGCGATGCCGCGCCCTGGCTGTTGATTGTCGGTCTCGCCCCCGGCATGCATGGCGCCAACCGTAGCGGCCGCCCGTTTACCGGCGACCACGCGGGGATATTGCTCTACGAAACCCTGCACGCCTATGGTTTCGCCAGCCGCCCCGCGTCGGTGAGCGCCGACGACGGGTTGCAACTGCACGGCTGCCGTATTACCAACGCAGTCAAATGCCTGCCTCCGGCCAACAAGCCGGAAACCGCCGAGATTCGCCGGTGCAATCATTATCTGGCGCATGAAATTGCCGCGCTCTCCAAGGATCTGGCCATCCTTGCATTGGGTAGCGTCGCACATGCCGCCGTGCTCATGGCGCTGGGGCTGAAAGCCAGATACCATGCCTTCGGACATGGCGCGGTGCATGCGCTGGGTGACGGGCGCGCGCTTTACGACAGCTACCATTGCAGCCGCTACAATACGCAGACGCGCCGCCTGACGCCGGACATGTTCCGCGCTGTGTTTGCGCGCATCCGTGCTGACAAGGAGAGATGA
- the nagZ gene encoding beta-N-acetylhexosaminidase, whose product MSLGPIMLDVPGVALTGDDRRRLAHPLVGGVILFARNYQSPAQLVALTAEIHALRTPHLLIAVDHEGGRVQRFRDGFTVLPPMRELGRIWDRHPAEARRLAHECGYVLAAELRAHGVDLSFTPVLDLDYGASGVIGDRAFHSDVDAVADLAHQLMLGLKDAGMGSVGKHFPGHGFVRADSHREIPVDERSYADIEQADLVPFRRMAGYGMTGMMPAHVIYPAVDSRPAGFSPLWLKQILRGELGFDGVIFSDDLSMQGASVAGDVVARAAAALNAGCDMALVCNNCAGADEVLARLDWRMPATSIARIARLHGKPHPLGMTELREQSRYASAVHAIAGIGHGSADLWATDRSNTCGQG is encoded by the coding sequence ATGAGCCTCGGTCCCATCATGCTTGACGTGCCCGGCGTGGCACTTACCGGCGACGACCGCCGCCGCCTTGCGCATCCTCTGGTGGGCGGCGTAATCCTGTTTGCGCGCAATTATCAGTCTCCCGCGCAACTGGTTGCGCTAACGGCCGAAATCCACGCGCTACGCACGCCGCATCTGCTCATCGCGGTGGATCACGAAGGCGGACGCGTGCAACGCTTTCGTGATGGCTTCACGGTGCTGCCGCCGATGCGCGAGCTGGGGCGGATCTGGGATCGGCATCCCGCCGAGGCGCGGCGGCTGGCGCACGAATGCGGCTATGTACTGGCTGCCGAGTTGCGCGCGCACGGCGTGGATCTGAGTTTCACGCCGGTACTGGATCTGGATTACGGCGCATCCGGCGTGATTGGCGACCGTGCCTTTCACAGCGATGTGGATGCGGTTGCCGACCTCGCGCATCAGCTCATGCTCGGCCTCAAGGACGCGGGCATGGGCAGCGTCGGCAAGCATTTCCCCGGCCATGGTTTCGTGCGCGCGGACTCGCATCGGGAAATTCCGGTGGACGAACGCAGTTATGCCGATATCGAGCAGGCTGATCTGGTGCCGTTTCGCCGGATGGCGGGCTACGGCATGACCGGCATGATGCCTGCCCATGTCATCTACCCCGCGGTGGACAGCCGTCCGGCCGGGTTTTCTCCGCTCTGGCTGAAACAGATATTGCGTGGCGAGCTGGGCTTTGACGGGGTGATTTTCAGTGACGATCTTTCCATGCAAGGCGCCAGCGTGGCAGGCGATGTTGTCGCGCGTGCGGCGGCCGCACTCAATGCAGGCTGCGACATGGCGCTGGTGTGCAACAACTGTGCCGGCGCCGATGAAGTGCTGGCCAGGCTCGACTGGCGCATGCCTGCCACCAGCATCGCCCGCATCGCACGCCTGCATGGCAAACCGCATCCACTTGGCATGACTGAATTACGTGAACAATCACGCTACGCCTCTGCCGTTCACGCCATAGCCGGTATAGGACATGGCAGCGCCGATTTATGGGCAACCGACAGGAGCAACACTTGTGGCCAAGGCTGA
- a CDS encoding type 2 periplasmic-binding domain-containing protein — MRYSHTFMIRTARIMARILLCLCLLGVAKAWAVMIIANPHVSATTLSQNALRAMFAVKLLQWPDSQPVRVFVLPDDNPLHRAFCKEALDVYPYQLRQTWDRLVYSGTGQAPTEVGSEQEMLKRVATTPGALGYARKVKPGDRVRILSGDNPGRINSAE; from the coding sequence ATGCGTTATTCTCACACTTTCATGATTCGCACTGCCCGCATCATGGCGCGCATATTGCTGTGTCTCTGCCTGCTGGGCGTGGCCAAAGCATGGGCAGTGATGATCATTGCGAATCCGCATGTATCTGCCACCACCCTGTCCCAAAACGCGCTACGCGCCATGTTCGCGGTGAAATTGCTGCAGTGGCCGGACAGCCAGCCGGTCAGGGTATTCGTGCTGCCCGACGACAATCCACTGCACCGGGCCTTCTGCAAGGAAGCGCTGGACGTTTACCCGTATCAATTGCGCCAGACCTGGGACCGGCTGGTCTATTCAGGTACAGGACAGGCGCCGACGGAGGTCGGTTCGGAACAGGAAATGCTCAAAAGGGTTGCCACTACCCCTGGCGCGTTGGGCTATGCGAGGAAGGTGAAACCGGGCGACCGGGTACGTATCCTTTCAGGAGATAATCCGGGCAGGATCAACTCGGCGGAATGA
- a CDS encoding tautomerase family protein: MPYVNIRIAGSLSREQKQKIAAEITDTLERVAGKPASYTYIAFDELPEENWAIAGQLLDED, encoded by the coding sequence ATGCCTTACGTGAACATCCGCATCGCAGGCAGTTTGAGCCGCGAACAAAAGCAGAAAATCGCCGCAGAAATCACCGACACGCTGGAACGTGTGGCGGGTAAGCCTGCTTCATATACCTACATCGCCTTCGATGAACTGCCGGAAGAAAACTGGGCAATCGCGGGCCAATTGCTGGATGAAGACTGA